The genomic segment CACCACATCCGATGCAGGATCCGCGGCCAGCTCATCCAAAGCCCCCTGCCCCTCCAATACCTGAGTTGGGCAACGGCTGGCAGCCAAAAGTTCCCGTAACCTTGCCGCAGCCTGAACGTCCACCAGCGCGGCATAGTCCGGCTGAAACTCCAGGCACAGCTCGGCCAGAGCCTCGGCGCTCGAATGGGCGGCCAGGGCACTGACCCGATAACGATCTGCGTTACGCCGTAACACACGCAAACTGCTTTGGCCAATAGAGCCGGTCGCTCCCAGAATCGTCACGCCCTGCATCATCACTCCTTAACTGAGCAGTCGATAGAAAAATACAAACACGGGTAGTGCCGCCGTCAGGCTGTCAATGCGATCCAAGATACCACCATGGCCCGGCAGGATCTGTCCACTATCTTTGATCCCCGCCTCACGCTTGAACATGCTCTCGGTCAGATCGCCCACCACGGAGAACAGTACCGCCGCCAGAGAGCTCACCAGCCAGACATACATCTCGTGCCCCCGGTAACCGATGCAGTAACCAATGATTGCCGCCACAATTACCGCCAGCACCACACCACCGGCGAGGCCTTCGCGGGTTTTGCCAGGACTGACTTTAGGTGCCAGCTTGTTCTTACCCAGGGCACGGCCACAGAAATAGGCCCCGGAATCGGCGACCCATACCAGGACCATCACGCTCAACAGTCCCCAGCCACCATGCATGGGTGCATCCACGTTGCCCGGCGCAAACACCAGCACCATGGCCCAGTAAAACGGAATCAGTGTCAACACTCCGGAGAAGGATTTGAGCCAGGAGCTCTTAAACCAGAAGCCTGTGCCCCTGGGGTAGACAGCGATCATCCACACCGAGAACAGCCACCACAGGACAGACAGGGATAGCATCAGCTCTAGGGCTTTATCATTGAAGGTCGCAAGCTTGATATCCTCAATGACAAAACCGCCGGAGAAGGCGACAATCACCAGTGTCACCACGGCACTCACCACGCAAACGGCACGCTTGTTACACAAAAAGCGCCCCCACTCGTAGCCCGCCGCTGTTACCAGCAAGGCTGCCACTATGGTAAACAGATTCAACGGCAGGAAAAATATGCACCCCAGAACGACAGCGACCAACACGATGGCGGTGATGATTCGTTGTTTGAGCAAGGAAAACCTCTCTTTAAACAGTAGATTGAGCCTGGCCGGAGATCAGCTCCCGGATCTGCTCTCCGGTGCAGCCAAAGCGGCGCTCGCGACGAACAAAGGAGGCGACCGCTTCACTAAAAGCGGCGTCATCAAAATCAGGCCATAACAGGGGAGTAAAATAGAGCTCTGCATAGGCAAGTTGCCATAGCAGAAAGTTACTGATCCGGCAGTCTCCTCCGGTACGGATCAAAAGATCGACCGGGGCCAGCTCGGACATGCAGATGTGTTGTGACAGCAGCGCCTCATCGATATCATCCACCGCAAGGGTTCCTTGCTGAACCTTAAGCGCAAGCGCGCGGCTTGCCTGTGTGATATCCCAGCGGCCACCATAGTTAGCCGCAACGTTAAGCTGCAGGCCGCTGTTGTTTTCGGTGAGCGCTTCGGCCTGAGCAATCTTCTTGCGCAACCTGTCACTAAAACGGCTGAGATCACCAATGATTTTTAGTCGGACATTGTTCTTATGTAGGCGTTTGATCTCTGAGCCCAGAACTGTAAAAAACAGCTCCATCAGTGCATTGACCTCTCCCTCGGGACGACGCCAATTTTCACTTGAAAACGCGAACACAGTCAGAGCTTCCAGCTTGAGCTTGACTGCAAATGAAACTGTATTGCGCACCGCCTTTACCCCGGCCTTGTGGCCGAAGACCCGCATCTTGCCACGCTCCTTGGCCCAGCGACCATTGCCATCCATGATGATAGCAACATGTCGAGGCAAACTGGCCTCACCAGTTTGAGTCAGTGCATCTGGTAATGACATCCCATCTCTCCGCAGCAAAAGGAACGCCGTGCAGGGAACTACACGGCGTCGGCTACTATAACTGAATAACGGATTATATTTCCATTAACTCATCTTCTTTTACAGACAAGAACTCGTCAATTTTCTTGATGTAGCCGTCAGTGATCTTCTGAACGTCGTCCTCAGCGCGACGCTCATCATCTTCACTGATCTCTTTCTCTTTGAGCAGCGCCTTGATGTCGCTGTTCGCATCGCGGCGAATGTTACGTACGGCAACACGGCCCTGCTCCGCTTCAGCGCGAACCAGGCGGATCAGATCTTTACGACGCTCTTCCGTCAGAGGAGGCAGGGGAATACGGATCACTGTACCTGCTGATGATGGGTTCAGTCCCAGATCGGACATCATGATCGCCTTTTCAACCGGCTGGATCAGGGTCTTATCAAATACGGTGATCGCCAGGGTGCGCGCATCTTCTGCAGTCACATTCCCTACCTGACGCAGTGGAGTTGGAACACCATAGTACTCAACTGTGATGTTATCCAGCAGGCTAGGGTGTGCACGTCCGGTGCGAATTTTTGCCATATGGGTGTTGAACGCCTCAACGCTCTTCTCCATACGCTGTTTTGCGGATTCTTTAATATCGTTAATCACGGCCACTATCCTTTCAAAACCTTTCAGGAATAAATCCGCTCTATTCTAGCGCAAACTGCACCAAGAACCAGAGCTTATTGCGCGAGTTGGTGAATAAGAGTCCCCTCCTGGTCTCCTGAGATCACCTTGGCCAGGGTTCCGGGCTTGTTCATGTTGAACACCCGAATCGGCATTCCGTGATCGCGAGCCAGGGTAAAGGCCGCCAGATCCATCACCTTAAGCTCTTTTTCCAGCACCTGGCTGTAGTCAAGCTCATGGTAGAGTTCCGCTTGTGGATCTTTAACAGGATCGGCACTGTAGACACCATCAACCTTGGTCGCCTTGAGCACAACATCCGCTTCGATTTCGATACCGCGCAGACAGGCCGCCGAATCCGTGGTAAAGAAGGGATTACCGGTTCCTGCAGAGAAGATCACTACCCGGCCCTGACGCAACATACTGATCGCATTGGCCCAGTTGTAGTTATCGCAGATCCCCTGCAGTGGAATCGCTGACATCACCCGTGCATTGACATCAACCCGGTGCAACGCATCACGCATCGCCAGACCGTTCATCACGGTTGCCAGCATCCCCATGTGATCGCCAACCACCCGGTTCATCCCGGCTTCGGCCAGGCCGGCACCACGGAACAGGTTACCACCACCGATAACCAGGCCAACCTGCACACCACGCTCAATCAGCTCCTTGATCTCCAGCGCCATGCGATCCAGTATCGAAGGGTCGATACCAAAACCATCCTCGCCCTGCAGCGCTTCGCCGCTGAGCTTCAACAAAACTCGCTTATAGACGGGTTTGGAAGAGGTTGTCATCTTTTTGTGTCTCCCGATGCTAAAAGACCGCGGCGAGCCGCGGTCTTGATGAATCAAATCAAGCGGCGATTAAGCCTTGGTTGCGTTGATCTGAGCCTGAACTTCTGCTGCGAAGTCTTCTTCTTTCTTCTCGATACCTTCACCAACTTCGAAACGTACGAAGTTAACTACGTCAGCATTTTCCTGCTTCAGCAGCTGAGCAACGCTCATGGAAGGATCTTTAACGAAAGGCTGACCAGTCAGAGAGATCTCACCGGTGAACTTCTTCATACGACCGGTAACCATCTTCTCTGCGATCTCTGCAGGCTTGCCAGAGTTCATCGCGATGTCGATCTGGATCGCTTTCTCTTTCTCAACAACGTCAGCCGGAACATCTTCAGGCTTAACGAACTGAGGGTTACAAGCAGCAACATGCATTGCGATATCTTTAGCCAGCTCGGCGTTGCCACCGGTCATGTTCACGATAACACCGATACGGCCACCGTGGATGTAGCTTGCCAGAGTCTCACCTTTAACCAGGGTCACACGACGCAGGTTCATGTTCTCACCGATCTTAGCAATCAGGTTGGTCAGAGAGGTTGCAACGTCTTCGCCGTTTTCAAACTCAGCAGCATTCAGAGCCTCAACAGACTCGATGCCGTTCGCCAGAGCGATCTCTGCCAGCTTGTTACCGAATGCGTTGAAGCTTGCATCCTTAGCTACGAAGTCAGTTTCGCTGTTCAGCTCAACCAGAACCGCCTTATCTGCGTCAGCTTTACCGAAGATGATACCTTCAGCAGCAACACGGCCAGCTTTCTTAGCTGCCTTTGCCTGACCAGACTTACGCATGTTCTCAATTGCCAGCTCGATGTCTGCATCCGCAGCTTGCAACGCCTTCTTACAATCCATCATACCTGCGCCAGTACGCTCACGCAGTTCTTTAACCAGAGCAGCTGTAACAGTTGCCATTTCAATAATCCTCGCTCTTGTTTTGACAAGAAATAGGGGCCAAAAGGGCCCCTATTAAGCAAATCGGTTTTCAATCAACCGGTAAAGGGCGACTTAAAAAGTCGTAACGCCTTACTCGCCTTTGTTTTCAGCGACGAACTCGTCTTGCTCAGCCTGAACAGCGATGTCAGTCTCACGAGCTTCGATGACAGTGTCAGCTGCAGCATTCAGGTACAGCTGAACAGCGCGGATCGCGTCGTCGTTACCAGGGATGATATAGTCAACACCATCTGGGTTAGAGTTGGTATCAACCAGAGAAACAACAGGGATACCCAGGTTGTTTGCTTCTTTAATCGCGATGTGCTCGTGATCGGCATCGATTACGAACAGAGCGTCAGGCAGGCCGCCCATGTCTTTGATACCACCCAGGCTCTTGTCCAGCTTTTCCATTTCGCGAGTACGCATCAGCGCCTCTTTCTTGGTCAGCTTTTCAAAAGTACCGTCCTGGCTCTGTACTTCCAGATCCTTCAGACGCTTAATGGACTGACGAACAGTTTTCCAGTTAGTCAGCATACCGCCCAACCAGCGGTGATCCACGTAGAACTGGTCACAACGCTGAGCAGCCTGCTGAACCGCTTCGCTTGCAGCGCGCTTGGTACCAACAAACAGGATCTTACCTTTCTTAGCAGCAACAGAGCTGATGAAGTTCATCGCATCGTTGAACATTGGAACGGTTTTTTCCAAGTTGATGATATGAACATTGTTACGAGCGCCAAAGATATAAGGCTTCATTTTTGGGTTCCAGTAACGAGTCTGGTGACCGAAATGTACGCCCGCTTTCAGCATGTCGCGCATAGAAACTTTTGCCATTTTAATCCTCTCTTAAGGGTTAGGCCTCCACGCATCCCATAGCACCGACCCTTGCGGGCACCCAGGTGTATGTGCCGATACGTGTGTGTTTTAACATATGTCCGCCCGAACAGCTCGGGACGAACGACGAACATTAGGCGCGCTTTATACCATAAGCACAAATTTATGGCTAGTTTTTTGTCGACCTAACGGGTGGTGGTTTGTATGTAGCTGCGCTACGGCTGGCTTTGTGGTTTCGCCACATCACGCCGGTGCTGACCGGCGACAGGAAATTATAATGATTCGGCCTGCGGATAGCTTATTTTTGCAGCTGCGCTGCATAGATGTCGGGGGCGCCCGACAGCGCCCTACTTTTGTATCGTCAAAAGTAGGCAAAATCTCGCTACGCACGATGGGTCCAACCATCGACCTTCGCAGCTCGCCATCCATGTCTCGAAAAGAAAAACTGTAGCTATCAATTCACCTCAGCGCTCGCTCACGGGGGGTTTTGGGCCCCGTCTATTTGCGCCGAGAGCTTCAAATAGGAGCAAATGGTGAGCTGCAGGGATGCAGCGAAAAGACAATCAGTACATGGACGTACTGTTTGTCTGTACCTTTGCGAATTTGAAACTTGAGGATGAAGCAAATATCGGGGTGTCCTTGGGAGTGAAGAGGGTATTGGACAAGCAATACCTTCTTCCCGCTGTCCGCGGCCGGACATCTGTGCCACAGGCATAAATCAGCTGCCCGCAGGTCAAACTGAACCTGCTTTTATCCTGCAGATAGCATTTTGCAGCTGCGCTGCATGGCCCGAATCACCGGGCGGGTGAGTTACTTTTCTACCGAGAAAAGTAACCAAAAGCTCCCTGCGCGTGATGGGTCCCTCCATCAAGCTACGGTGCTCGGCATCCTGCCTCGGAAAAAGCAATCCTCATCGGCTACCCTCGGCGCTCGCTCACGAGGGTGTTAGGCCCCGTCTATTTGCGCTGAATGTTTCATTGTTGATGAACTTATCAATCGCATGGACGCGATTGAAAGACAGCCGGAATATGGACGTTTCGTCTGTCTGTTTTAGTGAATCTGATGAAGCAAATTCCGGGGCGTCCTTGGAAGTTCAGTGGGGATTGGACAAGCAATCCCCTCAGGCCGGAGTCCGCTTACCGCAGGCCAAGCTAAACTTTTAGTTCCGCTAGCGATTGACTGCTCACCGCATATGTCGGGCCGTGATTGACATGGATGCTCGGATGCAAAACTGGGGAAGATTAACTGAATTGCAGGCAAAAAAATCGGGGCATAGTACCCCGAAATCATGCTGCTCAAAATATAGGTTTCCTCTGAGTTGCCTCAGAGCACAGGTCTTATCGCTCTCTGCAGAACCAAGTCTACTTAATTTACACTTAATACAAACTGAACGAATGCTGGTCAGTTGTTCAGTAACCACAAAGATAAAGCGGTGGAAGTTCGGCGCAGGAGTGGATAAAATTTCCGCTTTGGTTGAAAAGGCGAGCGCAAGCCGCACGATGACAGAGAATAGGAATGACAATACAGATCA from the Dongshaea marina genome contains:
- a CDS encoding phosphatidate cytidylyltransferase, with protein sequence MLKQRIITAIVLVAVVLGCIFFLPLNLFTIVAALLVTAAGYEWGRFLCNKRAVCVVSAVVTLVIVAFSGGFVIEDIKLATFNDKALELMLSLSVLWWLFSVWMIAVYPRGTGFWFKSSWLKSFSGVLTLIPFYWAMVLVFAPGNVDAPMHGGWGLLSVMVLVWVADSGAYFCGRALGKNKLAPKVSPGKTREGLAGGVVLAVIVAAIIGYCIGYRGHEMYVWLVSSLAAVLFSVVGDLTESMFKREAGIKDSGQILPGHGGILDRIDSLTAALPVFVFFYRLLS
- the uppS gene encoding polyprenyl diphosphate synthase — protein: MSLPDALTQTGEASLPRHVAIIMDGNGRWAKERGKMRVFGHKAGVKAVRNTVSFAVKLKLEALTVFAFSSENWRRPEGEVNALMELFFTVLGSEIKRLHKNNVRLKIIGDLSRFSDRLRKKIAQAEALTENNSGLQLNVAANYGGRWDITQASRALALKVQQGTLAVDDIDEALLSQHICMSELAPVDLLIRTGGDCRISNFLLWQLAYAELYFTPLLWPDFDDAAFSEAVASFVRRERRFGCTGEQIRELISGQAQSTV
- the frr gene encoding ribosome recycling factor, whose amino-acid sequence is MINDIKESAKQRMEKSVEAFNTHMAKIRTGRAHPSLLDNITVEYYGVPTPLRQVGNVTAEDARTLAITVFDKTLIQPVEKAIMMSDLGLNPSSAGTVIRIPLPPLTEERRKDLIRLVRAEAEQGRVAVRNIRRDANSDIKALLKEKEISEDDERRAEDDVQKITDGYIKKIDEFLSVKEDELMEI
- the pyrH gene encoding UMP kinase, with product MTTSSKPVYKRVLLKLSGEALQGEDGFGIDPSILDRMALEIKELIERGVQVGLVIGGGNLFRGAGLAEAGMNRVVGDHMGMLATVMNGLAMRDALHRVDVNARVMSAIPLQGICDNYNWANAISMLRQGRVVIFSAGTGNPFFTTDSAACLRGIEIEADVVLKATKVDGVYSADPVKDPQAELYHELDYSQVLEKELKVMDLAAFTLARDHGMPIRVFNMNKPGTLAKVISGDQEGTLIHQLAQ
- the tsf gene encoding translation elongation factor Ts; this translates as MATVTAALVKELRERTGAGMMDCKKALQAADADIELAIENMRKSGQAKAAKKAGRVAAEGIIFGKADADKAVLVELNSETDFVAKDASFNAFGNKLAEIALANGIESVEALNAAEFENGEDVATSLTNLIAKIGENMNLRRVTLVKGETLASYIHGGRIGVIVNMTGGNAELAKDIAMHVAACNPQFVKPEDVPADVVEKEKAIQIDIAMNSGKPAEIAEKMVTGRMKKFTGEISLTGQPFVKDPSMSVAQLLKQENADVVNFVRFEVGEGIEKKEEDFAAEVQAQINATKA
- the rpsB gene encoding 30S ribosomal protein S2 yields the protein MAKVSMRDMLKAGVHFGHQTRYWNPKMKPYIFGARNNVHIINLEKTVPMFNDAMNFISSVAAKKGKILFVGTKRAASEAVQQAAQRCDQFYVDHRWLGGMLTNWKTVRQSIKRLKDLEVQSQDGTFEKLTKKEALMRTREMEKLDKSLGGIKDMGGLPDALFVIDADHEHIAIKEANNLGIPVVSLVDTNSNPDGVDYIIPGNDDAIRAVQLYLNAAADTVIEARETDIAVQAEQDEFVAENKGE